The Taeniopygia guttata chromosome 6, bTaeGut7.mat, whole genome shotgun sequence genome contains a region encoding:
- the PLAU gene encoding urokinase-type plasminogen activator: MKLLIFLTVTLGALVTGLESIYSWKYYKPYKRRSEHKECLCLNGGRCISYYLFSGITRCICPDGYTGIHCELDTDSTCYTENGEDYRGMATEDKCLPWNLPSLIRRGHYHAYSENALQLGLGKHSYCRNPNGRSRPWCYTKRGSAIQETPCNIEKCGPTCGQRSISKNFKIVGGRQAEVESQPWIAGIFQTVRGRDQFLCGGSLIDPCWVLTAAHCFHTPSGRPINKSIYKVFLGKSILNVTDDKEQVFIVDEIISHPDFTDDTGGNENDIALVRIKTTSGQCAVESKYVRTVCLPERNLYLKENTHCEIAGYGKQDFYDIFYAQRLMSATVNLISQRKCKYEYYDNIRVTDNMVCAGDPAWQIDACKGDSGGPMVCEHNGRMMVYGIVSWGDGCAKENKPGVYTRVTQYLNWIDTSMNGLTAKSRFLPEPK, translated from the exons AATGCCTTTGTTTGAATGGAGGAAGATGCATTAGCTATTACCTCTTTAGTGGAATTACTCGTTGCATATGTCCAGACGGATACACTGGGATTCACTGTGAACTAG acACTGACAGCACATGCTATACTGAAAATGGGGAGGACTACAGAGGGATGGCAACAGAAGACAAATGTTTGCCATGGAACTTGCCCTCACTAATCAGGAGGGGTCATTACCATGCTTACTCAGAGAATGCTTTGCAGCTTGGGCTGGGCAAACACAGCTACTGCAG aAACCCAAATGGAAGGAGCAGACCTTGGTGTTACACCAAAAGGGGATCTGCCATTCAAGAAACACCTTGCAACATAGAGAAGTGTG GGCCTACATGTGGTCAAAGGAGCATCAGCAAGAACTTCAAGATTGTTGGTGGAAGGCAGGCAGAGGTTGAGTCTCAGCCTTGGATAGCTGGCATCTTCCAAACTGTGAGGGGCAGGGATCAATTCCTGTGCGGGGGCAGCCTCATTGACCCGTGCTGGGTGCTCACAGCAGCACACTGTTTCCACACTCC GTCAGGAAGACCAATAAACAAATCTATCTACAAAGTCTTCCTTGGAAAGTCCATACTGAATGTTACTGATGATAAAGAACAAGTATTCATAGTTGATGAGATCATCTCTCACCCTGACTTCACAGATGACACCGGCGGCAATGAGAATGATATTG CTTTGGTAAGGATAAAGACGACTTCTGGACAGTGTGCAGTAGAATCCAAGTATGTCAGAACAGTCTGCTTGCCAGAGAGGAACCTTTACTTAAAAGAGAATACTCACTGTGAAATAGCTGGCTATGGAAAACAAGATTTTT ATGACATCTTCTATGCTCAAAGACTGATGTCAGCCACTGTGAACTTAATATCacagagaaaatgcaaatatgaaTACTATGACAATATTAGAGTTACTGACAACATGGTCTGTGCTGGGGATCCCGCATGGCAGATTGATGCCTGCAAG GGAGATTCCGGTGGCCCCATGGTCTGTGAGCACAATGGCAGGATGATGGTTTATGGGATTGTCAGCTGGGGAGATGGCtgtgcaaaggaaaacaagcctGGTGTTTACACCAGAGTTACTCAGTACCTTAACTGGATTGATACTAGCATGAATGGGCTAACTGCCAAGAGTCGTTTTCTTCCTGAACCAAAGTGA